One genomic segment of Paenibacillus xylanexedens includes these proteins:
- the pepF gene encoding oligoendopeptidase F: MEKIRTRAEVNPETTWDLRDLFVTDVEWEQELRSLPQAAAQIETFKGRLGEGTEQLLACLDAREALQERIAKTASYARLKQSEDSTNPVNIENSAKAGDILSNLSSSLSFVNSEIVDLPDGTVERYIQELPGLEPYARSLERLIREKAHRLTPETEKVLASLGEVLDSPYRIYLRGKLADMTFDDALDGEDNNRPLSWSFYENNYEMSSDTKLRRSAYAAFSSTLNDYKNTFAEGYATEVKKQVVLSRLRGYDDVTDMLLSPQQVSKEMYNNILDIIQQELAPHMRRLAALKKRELGLDKLMFCDLKAPLDPEFSPAITYDEACTLIREALDVLGPEYGEIVERAFSDRWVDYADNAGKSTGAFCSSIYGSHSYILISWANNMRGAFTLAHEVGHAGHFMLAGRYQRLTNTRPSLYFIEAPSTMNEMLLADHLLKRSDNPRMRRWVILQLLNTYYHNFVTHLLEGELQRRVYACATNDEPITAKTLSQLKGDILSEFWGPDLVIDEGAKLTWMRQPHYYMGLYPYTYAAGLTASTAAAQQIREEGQPAVDRWLDALKAGGSLTPQELMKLAGVDMSGPEPIRSAVAYVGSLVDELERLYS, from the coding sequence ATGGAAAAAATACGTACACGTGCTGAGGTAAACCCAGAAACCACTTGGGATCTGAGAGACTTGTTTGTAACCGATGTAGAGTGGGAGCAGGAGCTTCGATCACTTCCTCAGGCTGCTGCCCAGATCGAAACGTTCAAAGGGCGTCTGGGCGAAGGGACTGAACAATTGCTGGCTTGTCTGGATGCGCGTGAAGCTTTGCAGGAGCGGATCGCCAAGACGGCTTCTTATGCCCGCTTGAAGCAGTCAGAGGACAGCACCAATCCGGTGAATATTGAGAATTCAGCCAAGGCAGGGGATATCCTATCAAATCTGTCGTCGTCCTTGTCTTTTGTCAATTCGGAGATCGTTGATCTGCCGGATGGAACTGTAGAGCGTTATATTCAAGAACTTCCGGGATTGGAGCCGTATGCGCGCAGTTTGGAGCGTTTGATTCGAGAAAAAGCACATCGGCTTACGCCTGAGACCGAGAAGGTACTCGCTTCACTTGGAGAGGTACTGGATTCGCCATACCGTATCTATCTGCGCGGTAAACTGGCAGACATGACGTTTGACGATGCTCTTGATGGAGAGGACAATAATCGTCCACTGTCCTGGTCATTCTATGAAAATAATTATGAGATGTCATCCGATACAAAGCTGCGCCGTTCTGCTTATGCTGCATTCAGCTCGACATTAAATGATTACAAAAATACGTTCGCAGAAGGTTATGCAACCGAAGTGAAGAAACAGGTTGTTTTATCCAGGCTGCGTGGTTACGACGATGTTACAGATATGCTTCTTAGCCCACAGCAAGTGAGCAAAGAGATGTACAATAATATTCTGGATATTATCCAGCAGGAACTCGCACCGCATATGCGCAGACTGGCAGCTCTTAAGAAACGTGAGCTGGGTCTGGACAAGCTAATGTTCTGTGATCTGAAGGCGCCGCTTGATCCTGAATTCAGCCCTGCCATTACATATGATGAGGCGTGCACACTCATTCGAGAAGCACTTGATGTGCTTGGGCCGGAGTACGGCGAGATCGTAGAGCGCGCATTCAGTGATCGCTGGGTGGATTACGCAGATAATGCAGGCAAATCCACAGGGGCATTTTGCTCCTCTATATATGGTTCACACTCCTATATCTTAATTTCATGGGCAAACAATATGCGCGGAGCATTTACACTTGCCCATGAAGTGGGGCATGCAGGCCACTTCATGCTTGCGGGACGTTACCAACGGCTCACGAATACACGGCCATCTCTTTATTTCATTGAGGCACCGTCGACCATGAATGAGATGCTGCTGGCAGATCATTTATTGAAGCGTTCCGATAATCCGAGAATGCGTCGCTGGGTCATTTTGCAACTGTTGAATACGTATTACCATAACTTTGTTACACATCTGCTGGAAGGTGAATTGCAGCGTAGGGTCTATGCATGCGCAACCAATGATGAGCCAATTACGGCGAAGACGTTAAGTCAGCTCAAAGGAGACATCCTTTCCGAATTCTGGGGACCTGATCTGGTAATTGATGAAGGGGCCAAGCTGACGTGGATGAGACAGCCTCATTATTATATGGGACTATATCCGTATACCTATGCAGCAGGTTTGACGGCTTCCACCGCGGCAGCACAGCAGATTCGGGAAGAAGGACAGCCTGCGGTAGATCGCTGGCTTGATGCACTCAAAGCTGGTGGAAGTCTCACCCCACAGGAGTTAATGAAGCTTGCGGGTGTGGATATGTCCGGACCTGAGCCGATTCGCTCTGCGGTTGCTTATGTCGGCAGTCTGGTCGACGAACTTGAACGTCTGTATTCCTGA
- a CDS encoding DUF2500 domain-containing protein, with product MALTSVSSSMGQLSVDGFGVFDDMNGVPGFEGNQGGFFSGFNEFATMNAFASIFIGGIFLIIAGVIVFVIISGIRSGMSNNAAALLTLHSTVVAKRTEVSGGSGDSSATTRYYVTFEFDNGERTELIVGGNHYGMMVENDRGMLTYQGTRFKHFERDVQPQSGVSKGQFYT from the coding sequence ATGGCGTTAACGAGCGTGTCCTCATCGATGGGCCAATTAAGCGTAGACGGCTTTGGTGTGTTTGACGACATGAATGGAGTACCAGGTTTTGAAGGTAATCAGGGTGGTTTTTTTTCGGGATTTAATGAGTTTGCTACAATGAATGCATTTGCCTCGATTTTCATTGGCGGCATATTTCTCATCATTGCGGGAGTTATTGTTTTTGTTATTATTTCAGGCATACGCTCAGGGATGTCAAATAACGCAGCAGCCTTGTTAACCCTGCATTCAACAGTGGTGGCCAAACGAACGGAAGTCTCAGGTGGAAGCGGCGATAGCAGTGCGACTACCCGGTATTATGTTACATTTGAATTCGACAATGGGGAGCGCACTGAACTAATTGTTGGCGGAAACCATTACGGCATGATGGTGGAAAATGATCGAGGGATGCTGACATATCAGGGGACACGCTTCAAGCATTTTGAGAGAGATGTACAGCCCCAGTCGGGGGTAAGCAAAGGTCAATTTTATACGTAA
- the hxlB gene encoding 6-phospho-3-hexuloisomerase gives MSKTQYAADILKELERTLSQIDDAEMQAMAEHILAAEQIFVAGAGRSGLMGKAFAMRLMQMGLRVYVVGETVTPGISSKDFLLLCSGSGETGSLVAMAQKASQAGAPVGLITIKPESTIGQLATTVVSLPASAKEDTATSGAAVTIQPMGSLFEQGLLIGMDALILTMMEMKGMTGADMFGRHANLE, from the coding sequence ATGAGCAAAACACAGTACGCAGCTGACATCTTGAAGGAGCTGGAACGTACGTTAAGCCAGATCGACGATGCAGAGATGCAAGCGATGGCTGAGCACATTCTGGCTGCGGAACAGATTTTTGTAGCAGGAGCAGGCCGGTCAGGACTTATGGGAAAGGCTTTTGCCATGAGACTGATGCAGATGGGGCTTCGTGTATATGTGGTGGGCGAGACCGTAACACCTGGGATCAGCTCGAAGGATTTCCTCTTGCTGTGCTCTGGCTCAGGAGAGACAGGCAGTCTGGTAGCCATGGCTCAAAAGGCTAGTCAAGCTGGTGCACCTGTTGGTCTCATTACGATTAAGCCAGAGTCCACGATTGGACAATTGGCAACTACGGTAGTGAGTCTTCCGGCTTCAGCCAAAGAGGATACAGCAACTTCCGGAGCCGCAGTAACCATTCAGCCGATGGGCTCGTTGTTCGAACAAGGACTGTTAATCGGCATGGATGCTCTCATCCTTACGATGATGGAAATGAAGGGTATGACCGGAGCGGATATGTTTGGCCGCCACGCGAACCTGGAATAG
- a CDS encoding (Fe-S)-binding protein codes for MKVSLFITCLSDAIYPRVGEAMVRLLAAHGVRLDFPPVQTCCGQPSYNSGYWDETRVAAKTILEAFDDSDFVVCPSGSCTYMIHHYPELFADEPVWLEKAKRLEAKAYEFTQFLVQVLGITDLGARFPHKVTYHPSCHGSRLLGVKDEPMALLSQVKGLELVPLPFAEDCCGFGGTFAIKMSDISGAMVTEKVDHVKETQAEVLVGLDMACLMNIAGNLRYRNEPVRVMHLAELLYEGVRTG; via the coding sequence ATGAAGGTCTCCTTATTCATTACCTGCCTCAGCGATGCCATCTATCCCCGAGTGGGGGAAGCCATGGTCAGATTGCTCGCCGCTCATGGCGTTCGGCTGGATTTTCCGCCGGTGCAGACCTGCTGCGGTCAGCCTTCCTACAATAGCGGGTACTGGGATGAGACTCGGGTAGCGGCCAAAACGATTCTTGAAGCGTTTGACGACAGTGATTTTGTGGTATGTCCTTCAGGATCGTGTACGTACATGATTCATCATTATCCCGAGCTGTTCGCGGATGAACCAGTATGGTTGGAGAAGGCAAAACGATTGGAAGCCAAAGCTTATGAGTTTACTCAATTCCTCGTTCAGGTACTCGGGATAACCGATCTGGGCGCACGTTTTCCGCACAAAGTAACCTATCATCCATCCTGTCATGGCAGCCGTCTGCTTGGTGTGAAGGATGAACCGATGGCGCTGCTCTCTCAGGTGAAAGGACTGGAATTGGTTCCGCTTCCTTTCGCTGAGGATTGCTGTGGGTTTGGGGGTACGTTTGCCATTAAAATGTCCGATATTTCGGGAGCGATGGTGACGGAGAAAGTTGATCATGTCAAAGAGACACAAGCTGAAGTGCTGGTTGGTCTGGACATGGCCTGTCTGATGAATATCGCAGGTAATCTGCGTTATCGGAATGAACCGGTGCGTGTGATGCATCTGGCGGAACTACTGTATGAGGGGGTGCGAACAGGATGA
- a CDS encoding winged helix-turn-helix transcriptional regulator, translating into MASEVKERINLKEINCEKELTLAVIGGKWKLIILWHLGLEGTKRFSELKRLIPHITQKMLTNQLRELEEDKLIERKVYAEVPPRVEYTLTDHGQSLMPVLHAMYNWGKNYGENVIWKES; encoded by the coding sequence ATGGCATCCGAAGTGAAGGAACGGATTAATCTGAAAGAAATCAACTGTGAGAAGGAACTGACCCTTGCGGTGATTGGTGGCAAATGGAAACTGATTATTTTGTGGCACTTGGGTCTGGAAGGCACCAAACGTTTCAGTGAACTGAAACGCCTAATCCCTCATATTACCCAGAAGATGCTGACCAACCAGCTTCGTGAGCTGGAGGAAGACAAACTGATTGAGCGCAAGGTATATGCAGAGGTACCTCCTCGGGTGGAGTATACGTTGACAGATCACGGTCAAAGCCTGATGCCCGTCCTGCATGCGATGTATAACTGGGGTAAAAACTATGGCGAAAATGTAATCTGGAAAGAAAGCTAA
- a CDS encoding rhamnulokinase yields MSVLAYDLGAGSGRALLGHLNDRGIETREIHRFKNEPVKVGERMHWDILRLHHELLQGLTLVKQQGENPESLGIDSWGVDFGLLGSNGELLGNPYHYRDTQFNGMMDQVRQELSSQRIFERTGIQFLSFNTLYQLATLQRSGSPLLHEAERFLMIPDLLRYFLTGEAVNEFTNATTTQLYNPSAGQWDSELLGHIRISEKLFGEAVLPSTRVGQLRSSICNDLGLSPIPVIAVAEHDTGSAVVAVPATERSFAYLSCGTWSLMGTEIDHPAISAESLALNFTNEGGAGGTFRLLKNIMGLWILQESMREWERQGQGISYDALLAKAEQAPPFASLFDTDDELFMLAGDMTTRIRQYCRDRGQVVPADQGAIARAILESLALKYRRVLEWTEQLSGQKFNGLHMVGGGIQNRLLCQWTANSIGKPVWAGPAEGSAIGNMAVQWMASGDFKDIWEARKAIRDSFPVTVYEPQDGSIWEDAYGRFLRVTASSNSQAGSEV; encoded by the coding sequence GTGAGTGTGCTGGCTTATGATTTGGGCGCTGGGAGCGGGAGAGCGCTACTGGGACATCTGAATGATCGTGGGATCGAAACGAGGGAAATTCATCGGTTCAAGAATGAACCAGTGAAGGTTGGCGAGCGGATGCACTGGGATATTCTGCGATTGCATCATGAATTGTTGCAAGGGCTTACCCTTGTGAAGCAGCAGGGGGAAAATCCGGAGAGTCTGGGGATCGATTCCTGGGGCGTTGATTTTGGTTTGCTTGGCAGTAATGGTGAGTTGCTGGGTAACCCGTATCATTACCGTGATACACAGTTTAACGGCATGATGGATCAGGTACGCCAAGAGCTGAGCTCTCAGCGAATCTTCGAACGTACAGGGATACAGTTTCTTAGCTTTAATACCCTGTATCAATTGGCCACGCTTCAACGCAGCGGTTCCCCGTTACTTCATGAAGCAGAGCGTTTTCTCATGATTCCGGATTTGCTACGTTATTTCCTGACAGGGGAAGCGGTGAATGAGTTCACCAATGCAACCACAACACAATTATACAATCCATCAGCGGGGCAGTGGGATAGTGAGTTGCTGGGGCATATTCGTATTTCGGAGAAACTGTTTGGTGAAGCCGTGCTGCCAAGTACCCGTGTTGGACAATTGCGAAGCAGTATCTGTAATGATCTGGGATTGTCCCCGATTCCCGTGATCGCTGTTGCGGAGCATGATACGGGTTCAGCCGTTGTGGCTGTTCCTGCAACGGAACGTTCATTTGCCTATCTGAGCTGTGGAACCTGGTCCCTGATGGGGACGGAGATAGATCATCCGGCAATTAGTGCAGAGAGTCTGGCTTTGAACTTCACGAATGAAGGCGGGGCGGGCGGAACATTCCGTCTGCTGAAGAACATTATGGGACTATGGATTTTGCAGGAAAGCATGCGGGAGTGGGAGCGCCAGGGGCAGGGAATTAGCTATGATGCGTTATTGGCAAAGGCGGAACAGGCACCCCCATTTGCCAGTTTGTTTGATACGGATGATGAACTGTTCATGCTAGCAGGAGATATGACGACGCGTATACGGCAGTATTGTCGTGATAGAGGGCAAGTGGTACCAGCGGATCAGGGGGCTATTGCCCGGGCAATTCTGGAGAGTCTGGCATTGAAGTATAGAAGAGTTCTGGAATGGACGGAGCAATTGTCGGGTCAGAAGTTCAACGGATTGCATATGGTCGGTGGAGGCATCCAGAACCGCCTGTTATGTCAGTGGACTGCAAATTCCATTGGCAAGCCGGTATGGGCAGGTCCGGCAGAGGGAAGTGCCATCGGGAATATGGCTGTGCAATGGATGGCGAGCGGAGATTTTAAAGATATCTGGGAAGCTCGTAAGGCCATTCGTGATTCATTTCCGGTAACTGTGTATGAGCCGCAGGACGGATCAATCTGGGAAGATGCTTACGGCAGATTTCTGCGTGTGACGGCTTCATCTAATTCACAAGCGGGGAGTGAGGTGTAG
- a CDS encoding DeoR/GlpR family DNA-binding transcription regulator, whose amino-acid sequence MLAAERYDRIVEMVNVKGSMRVSELSERCRVTEETIRRDLDRLEQAGRLRRSHGGAVSVKEDQPEIPYRIRETTHAEEKKRIAQAALAMINPGDRILLDASTTAGYMAANMPDFPLTVLTNSIQIATELSNRDKVEVISTGGQLASRSLSFVGPLAERSLETYHVDKMFMSCKGVHLEGGGISESNELQARLKQKMVGISDQVILLADASKFGVRAFARVSGLNAVHMIVTNQPLEAEQTERLSGYDIGIITV is encoded by the coding sequence ATGCTGGCAGCCGAGCGGTATGACCGGATTGTGGAGATGGTGAATGTAAAGGGCAGTATGCGTGTATCCGAGCTTAGTGAGCGCTGCCGGGTGACGGAGGAAACGATCCGGCGGGATCTGGATCGGCTGGAACAGGCAGGACGACTGCGCCGGTCTCACGGTGGTGCAGTAAGTGTGAAGGAAGATCAACCGGAGATCCCTTACCGGATCAGGGAGACAACCCATGCGGAAGAGAAAAAACGGATTGCACAAGCGGCTCTGGCGATGATTAATCCGGGTGATCGCATTCTGTTGGATGCGAGCACAACGGCAGGTTATATGGCAGCGAACATGCCGGATTTCCCACTGACGGTCTTAACCAACTCGATCCAAATCGCTACTGAACTCAGCAACCGTGACAAGGTTGAGGTCATCTCAACAGGGGGCCAGCTGGCATCGCGCTCGTTATCTTTTGTTGGGCCGCTGGCGGAGCGTTCTTTGGAAACGTATCACGTGGATAAAATGTTTATGTCGTGCAAAGGTGTACATCTCGAAGGTGGAGGAATCAGTGAATCCAATGAACTCCAGGCAAGGCTGAAGCAGAAGATGGTTGGCATATCCGATCAGGTCATCTTACTTGCAGATGCCAGTAAATTTGGTGTCCGTGCTTTTGCCCGAGTATCCGGGTTAAATGCAGTCCATATGATTGTTACCAATCAGCCATTGGAGGCTGAACAGACAGAACGTTTGAGCGGATACGATATAGGGATTATTACAGTTTAA
- the hxlA gene encoding 3-hexulose-6-phosphate synthase produces the protein MKLQLALDLVNIPEGIALVKEVEQYIDIVEIGTPIVINEGLHAVKAMKEAFPNLQVLADLKIMDAGGYEIMKAAEAGADLITVLGATNDSTIKGAVAEAKKQNKQVLVDMINVPNLEQRAREIDALGVDYICVHTGYDLQAEGQSPFEDLQTIKAAVKNAKTAVAGGIKLETLPEVIKAQPDLVIVGGGITGQADKAAVAAEMQRLVKQG, from the coding sequence ATGAAATTGCAATTGGCGCTTGACTTGGTAAATATCCCTGAAGGTATCGCACTGGTTAAAGAGGTTGAACAATATATTGATATCGTTGAGATTGGTACTCCAATCGTTATTAATGAAGGTTTGCACGCGGTAAAAGCAATGAAAGAAGCATTCCCTAATCTGCAAGTTCTTGCAGACCTTAAAATCATGGATGCTGGTGGTTATGAAATCATGAAAGCAGCTGAAGCTGGTGCGGATCTAATCACTGTGCTTGGGGCAACCAATGACAGTACGATCAAAGGTGCAGTAGCAGAAGCGAAGAAACAAAACAAACAAGTTCTTGTGGACATGATCAACGTGCCTAACCTTGAACAACGTGCTCGTGAAATTGATGCGCTTGGCGTAGATTATATCTGTGTACACACAGGTTATGACCTGCAAGCTGAAGGACAAAGCCCGTTCGAAGATCTGCAAACGATCAAAGCTGCTGTGAAAAACGCTAAAACGGCTGTTGCTGGTGGAATCAAGCTGGAAACATTACCAGAAGTGATCAAAGCACAACCGGATCTGGTTATTGTGGGTGGCGGTATCACAGGACAAGCAGACAAAGCGGCAGTTGCAGCTGAAATGCAACGTCTCGTTAAACAAGGGTAA
- a CDS encoding S-layer homology domain-containing protein — translation MRKLLSLVLTISLVCSSIVIWGENSVEAFAQSDLASKNKPLNTLFKSTQPFTGTVTSVQLPKEILALNNVLTAQMPLEKPANILVDAGEDSISLSWDEVPRADKYYVTIDEVTVYEGTNTTYTQYNLTPATVYNISVIAESENIKGRHGTIIASTKAVSIYNSSYKASGDLGATSGFDYLKWSLLNSTKIMMFYKLKIPLNISGTVYVNDNFSNYLSSASDSYVFLENLRPGEANHIRVEWENWKDATMNGSLEFIVTPPASKSLTLGNIKASYGDVIDLFSEKWYVVDNNMVISTNSTSSYIDVPSEQAKWRVDLKSTDSNSLGNTLRILKKSSEDQLTTGIAFMPHTWKVNTFNEGKFAYQYSSVMGVIGKEDLEDFRGMLLYSDLPTDYGATVNSLAFINPNTLEDISKPSGNQGSAYTGDTRKENAPPSRQISPTSAEKIQNFKFKGYLQPNAIVRGNGTKANPYYVVSLPMVLDELQKPNDPIVRDRKAGQVRISWDLTRAAQIYKIFRDGIEIAQVSAKGITEYTDKDTVAGRTYSYYLIASDGSKDSNLSGVVSVSVSDGSPVENPGPEVVEKPLNFKVNSVEIDAITLSWNAVLGAERYTLRRGNLIIYEGEKLSFKDNELFSNTIFNYSIVASKGYVNSDRALISGKTRANLTYPPNLKVEDLKYNNVNLTWDSVKDAHYYVLTRNNEPITETTSTWFSDLSVIPGETYMYKLVAINGDERSTATETTITVPIEPRVGEAPQGNITLKTTRVYHDKVDLQWNIVQGATSYEVYQDSTRKIWSGTINKMTDYQVGPREDHTYKVVAVNDYGRIESNIAQVLTSDLPTLIIITPSQPLQGAVTFEYQAVEGAVHYVERNPQTKYQPLGNGTYRKTYYNSATGETRDEGIVTTVNGKLQFTEIGVSPNMNYRYDVIAVVVRADGTEQVIAKDSLEVTTPLDGSGATIPDPYIAPWSGGVITPYTGSNNGTNSSPSVSVPGTTTVVDPNVVEPQEELMSKFSDIQKSYAKEAIIKLSNNRVVNGYADGTFKGNKKVTRAEFAIFLNRALGYNLSSPLDGTLKDLDPKAWYAAELYSAFQHGIIKGFDGGFLHPTAYVTREQAASMLSNVLLNKGAVVSSYTPYQDNNEVSLWAWTGVDLVSQESIMKGYPNQKFMPKRDLTREEAAMIIYNLTQWNK, via the coding sequence CGCCCAATCAGATTTGGCTTCGAAGAATAAACCTTTAAATACTTTGTTTAAATCAACACAGCCCTTTACAGGAACTGTAACAAGCGTTCAATTACCTAAAGAAATATTGGCTTTGAACAATGTTCTTACAGCACAAATGCCATTAGAGAAACCAGCAAATATCTTGGTCGATGCAGGAGAAGATAGCATTAGTTTATCGTGGGATGAAGTTCCTAGAGCGGACAAATATTACGTAACGATAGATGAAGTCACTGTTTATGAAGGTACAAATACTACATACACTCAATACAATCTGACACCAGCGACTGTCTATAATATTTCTGTTATAGCGGAGTCAGAAAATATTAAAGGGAGACATGGAACAATTATCGCTTCGACTAAAGCTGTCTCAATTTACAATTCATCCTATAAAGCATCTGGCGATCTGGGAGCTACTAGTGGTTTTGATTATTTAAAATGGAGTCTTTTAAACAGTACTAAGATTATGATGTTCTATAAGCTAAAGATTCCCCTTAACATCTCGGGTACTGTGTATGTGAATGATAACTTTAGCAATTATTTGAGTAGTGCGTCTGATTCATATGTTTTTCTCGAGAACCTTAGGCCTGGAGAAGCAAACCATATTAGAGTGGAATGGGAGAATTGGAAAGATGCAACTATGAATGGATCGTTAGAATTTATTGTAACTCCTCCTGCTAGTAAGTCTTTGACTCTCGGTAATATAAAAGCTAGTTATGGAGATGTAATAGATTTATTTTCTGAAAAGTGGTATGTCGTTGATAACAATATGGTTATATCAACGAATTCTACTTCTAGTTACATTGATGTACCTAGTGAACAAGCAAAGTGGAGAGTAGATTTAAAATCAACAGATAGTAATAGTTTAGGGAATACCCTAAGGATATTAAAAAAATCATCGGAAGATCAATTGACAACAGGAATTGCATTTATGCCTCATACTTGGAAAGTCAATACATTTAACGAAGGTAAGTTTGCTTATCAGTACAGTTCAGTGATGGGTGTTATTGGTAAAGAGGATTTAGAAGATTTTCGAGGTATGTTATTGTACTCAGATTTACCTACAGACTATGGAGCGACTGTAAACAGTCTTGCATTCATTAATCCAAACACACTAGAAGATATCAGTAAACCGTCTGGTAATCAAGGTTCGGCATATACAGGGGATACAAGGAAAGAAAATGCTCCACCTAGTCGTCAAATAAGCCCTACCTCTGCTGAAAAGATTCAAAATTTCAAATTTAAAGGATATTTGCAACCCAATGCCATTGTAAGGGGCAACGGTACAAAGGCCAATCCATATTATGTAGTATCATTGCCAATGGTTTTGGATGAGCTTCAAAAACCCAATGATCCTATCGTAAGAGATCGTAAGGCAGGACAAGTAAGGATAAGTTGGGATCTTACTAGGGCAGCACAAATTTACAAGATCTTTAGAGATGGTATAGAGATTGCGCAGGTCTCAGCAAAAGGGATCACTGAATATACGGATAAGGATACTGTAGCCGGGAGGACTTATAGTTATTATCTCATCGCCTCCGATGGTAGTAAGGATAGTAATCTTTCAGGGGTTGTCAGCGTGAGTGTTTCGGATGGGTCCCCTGTTGAGAACCCTGGGCCAGAGGTTGTGGAAAAGCCCTTGAATTTCAAGGTGAACTCCGTAGAAATAGATGCTATAACCCTTTCCTGGAACGCAGTGCTTGGTGCAGAGCGATATACGCTGAGGAGAGGAAACCTCATTATTTATGAAGGAGAAAAACTTTCGTTTAAGGACAATGAGCTTTTTTCCAATACTATCTTTAACTATTCTATTGTAGCTAGTAAAGGTTATGTGAATAGTGATCGGGCTCTAATTTCTGGAAAAACACGGGCTAATTTAACTTACCCGCCTAACTTGAAAGTAGAGGATCTGAAATACAACAATGTTAATTTAACTTGGGATTCAGTAAAAGACGCACATTACTATGTGCTGACTAGGAACAATGAACCAATTACAGAAACAACATCTACATGGTTCAGTGATCTAAGCGTAATCCCTGGTGAGACATATATGTATAAGTTAGTTGCCATCAATGGTGATGAGCGAAGCACAGCAACAGAGACAACAATTACCGTGCCAATTGAGCCCCGTGTCGGCGAGGCACCACAGGGTAACATTACTCTTAAAACCACTCGTGTATACCATGACAAAGTGGACTTACAATGGAACATTGTGCAAGGAGCTACATCTTATGAGGTCTACCAAGATAGTACGAGAAAAATTTGGTCAGGCACTATAAATAAGATGACAGATTATCAAGTGGGTCCACGAGAAGATCACACTTATAAAGTAGTAGCTGTCAATGACTATGGTCGTATTGAATCTAACATAGCGCAGGTATTAACATCCGATCTGCCTACGTTGATAATCATCACGCCAAGTCAACCTTTACAAGGAGCAGTTACGTTTGAGTATCAAGCAGTAGAGGGGGCTGTTCATTATGTTGAGCGTAATCCTCAAACAAAGTACCAGCCACTTGGTAACGGTACATACCGAAAAACATATTACAATTCGGCTACAGGAGAAACTCGTGACGAAGGCATTGTGACAACTGTAAACGGAAAGTTACAATTTACTGAAATCGGTGTTAGTCCAAATATGAATTATCGTTATGATGTAATTGCAGTTGTGGTGAGAGCAGATGGTACGGAACAGGTAATTGCTAAAGATTCGTTGGAAGTAACAACACCATTAGATGGAAGTGGTGCCACCATTCCTGATCCGTATATAGCTCCTTGGAGTGGAGGTGTGATAACACCTTATACTGGAAGCAACAATGGAACGAATAGTTCACCAAGTGTAAGTGTTCCAGGGACTACAACAGTGGTCGACCCTAACGTTGTAGAACCTCAAGAGGAATTAATGTCGAAATTTTCAGATATTCAAAAAAGTTATGCTAAAGAAGCCATTATAAAACTTTCGAATAACAGGGTAGTCAATGGCTATGCTGATGGCACTTTCAAGGGAAATAAAAAAGTAACAAGAGCGGAGTTTGCGATTTTTTTGAATCGTGCTCTGGGTTACAACTTGTCAAGTCCTCTGGATGGAACTTTGAAGGATTTAGATCCAAAAGCTTGGTATGCTGCAGAACTTTATTCTGCATTCCAGCATGGAATCATAAAAGGATTTGATGGTGGATTTCTTCATCCAACAGCGTATGTGACCCGAGAACAGGCGGCAAGTATGCTTTCAAATGTGTTGTTGAACAAAGGTGCTGTAGTATCCTCCTATACTCCATACCAAGATAATAATGAGGTTTCTCTGTGGGCATGGACTGGTGTGGATTTGGTATCTCAAGAATCGATTATGAAAGGATATCCTAATCAAAAGTTTATGCCGAAGAGAGATCTAACTCGGGAAGAAGCAGCAATGATTATTTATAATTTAACCCAATGGAATAAATAG